The Polyangium mundeleinium genome contains the following window.
AACGAGCAGGTTTCAGTGTCTCCCCGTCGCATCCCGCCAGGTGCGAACGAGCTCGGCAACGAACTTGCCGTCCAGGCGCGGCGCTTCGACGAACGTCGTGTCGAGCTCCACACCATAACGTCTAAATTTGAGAAATGGATTGTCGGTATCGTCGATGTTCCGGAGCTTCAATTCGGGGTTCGCCGGCCGGAACCCCCGCTTGACGGCCAGCTTCTGTATCTCCATGCTACGAAGGAAGTCGATCCACTTCTCGGCAGCCGTGCGCTGCTCGGCGGTGAGCTGGCCATCGTCGAAAATGACGACGGGATGCTCGTTCACGATCGTCGGCCGCGGATACACGACGCGCACCTCCGCCATGACGTCGGCATGCATGTCGATCTGCTGGAAGACCGTGAAAATGAGATGCTCCTGCGTCACCACGGCGTCATATCGGCTCGCGCCGAGACTGAACATGGCGTCGGTCAAAAGGTCCGCCGACGCCGTAGGCGGCGGCGCTCCTGCCTCGCAGCGCTCGAGCCAGCGCTGGAAAGGCTCACGTCGCTCCTGAAACGAGCGCGCGAAGTCCGTCTCGGCAAGCTCGCTCCGCACGATCCCCTCTTTCGCGGGTTGCTCGAGCGCCTCATTGATGAGCTCCTTGAGCGCGGCCGGCCTGTCGTTCGGCGGCAATGCGTACTCGTACGCCATCAGGTACAGCGCTTCGAGCCCCTCCGCCGAGCGCGTCGGCGACGAGTGCGTAATTTTCACCTGTCCCCACCGCTTTATTTCGTCGACCGTCGGAAACGGCGCGATATAGGCACGCTTGGTCCTCTTGTCGACCCGCCGAGCCGCCGGCGCCGGTTGTTGCGAGAGCGCGGCCGGGTCGACCGAGCCGTACCAATCGCTCCACGTCCCCGGCACCTTGTGTTCGAGCGCCATTATCTCGAGATCCTGCGGGTCCCTAGGCACCCCCGAGCACAACGAGTTCACCCACGACCCTTCACCATTCCTGGTTTTATCGAGGATGGCTTCGAGGACCTCGAGCCTGTCTTCCCATATCAAGACCAGGAGCGGCGAGCGAACGAGCGAGACCTGCTTCGTGATGTCGAACGGCGACCGGTCATGAACCTCCCTCCAGCGAGCATCGAGATACCGGAGGACGAGATCATCCGCGGGGGACCAGATCGTCGGCTTCACCCCGCCCTTCAGGATAAGGTCGGCTCCCTCGACGCTACTCGCCGCAGTCGCTTTGATCTGGATCTTCGGACATATCTTCGCGAACCGAGTCGCTGCCTCGTCGATCCACGCCCGCTTGTCGCCGCTGTACAGCATCTCGACGATGACGGGGTGGCCGTCCTGCGGCGCCGACCCGCAAGTCTCGCTCGAGACCTCGTTCGTGATGCTCACGTCCGCGAGCCGTGATGGCCTTGGAAGGTCGAGCACGAACCTGCCACCTCGCGCGAAAAACGCAGCGAAGAGAGCAAGCAGCCCCGAAGAGATCACAATGTCGCGAATGGTGAGCCCGAGCGTCGTTTTTCTCGAGCGATGTTCGTCGTGCTTCCGAGTCGGGGCCACGAGGTCCTCCATCAATCGACGTTTCCATCCGGTCGAAACGCTGCATCCACGACCTCCTCCCAGCGCGTCGGCAGTTTGGGGATGTCGGCGGCTGCGACGCGCGCCATGAGCTCGTCGCGGGAGGAGACGTCGAACTTCCGGATGTAGGCGAGCAGGCACTCCGGGCGCGAGAACAAGAACATCAGATCGGTGAGCTGCATCGAGCGAATCACCAGCATCGGGTGCGGCGCTTCGAGGGGGCGGTAGTCAGGGTTGTGCAAGCCAGGCTCAAGGCAGCCGGGGTAGAATTGGCCAATCATCAAGCCCTGCGCGGTGATCTCGGGCTTCAGCGCGAAATGCACTGGATCGATCAGCATGGGCCCGCCATCGTTGGGCAAATCCGGAAACAGGGTCAGGATGGCGCGAAACTCGCGGCCGACCTCCGTGGTGGGCGGCAGCGTCGGAAAGCGCGCCGCCAGCGCGCGCATTACCGGCTCCACGGCGGCGGGGTGGAGCTCGCCCTGGTACACATGAAAGCGGATGGCCCGAAAGCGGGCCAAGGCAGGACCGACGAAGGGGCAGACGTGGCCCTTGCGGCCGAGCAGCGGATTCGGCTTGGCGATGTAGGTCTGGAGCCAGGTCAGCACCTCGAGCAGCTGCGCGCGTGCATTTGCAGGCAGATCGGCACTCTGCTCGACGAGCTGGTTGGCGCTGATCAATTCAGGCTCACCGGCCATTTCATCGATTCTCGGGTTCATGCGCGTTCCACAGACCGAATACGGCCGTACTCCATGGTTATCACGCGATCCGCACAGTGGAAGAATCGGTCGTCGTGGGTGACTGCAATGACCGTCTTCCCGCGCTCCTTCAGCGCCGGCAACAGCTCTTCGTAGAAGTACGCGCGGAACTCGGGGTCCTGATCTGCGGCCCATTCGTCGAACACACAGATGGGCCGATCCTCGAGGAGCGCCACGATCATGGCCAGGCGCTTGCGCTGTCCGGTGGAGAGATTGCGGTTCGTGAAACCCTTGTTCTCGAACGACGTCTTCTGCTGGAGATCCATCTGCGCGAGCAACCGGTGCACGGCCGCCGGGTCGACGTCGAGCAGCCCGTAGAGCTTGGCGAACAGGTGGAAGTCCGAATAGATGGCCGAGATCTTCTCCCGATACGCGGCAACGTTGTTGGAATCGACGCGTACCCCGCCGACCAGGAGATCGCCGCTCGTCGGCGGATACAGCCCCGTGAGCACCTTGAGGGCCGTCGACTTGCCGCTCCCGTTCCCGCCGACGATGAACACAATCTCGCCTTCCGTGATGTCGACATCGAGAGGTCCGATGCGGAACGCGCCATCGCCGTCCTCGGAAACGTATTCGAACTCGATGCCGCGCCCCGCGATGACGCCGAATCCACCTCGCCATGCGTCCTCGACGTCCAGCGCGATTCGTGCCTCCTGGATGGCCTTGTCGAGCTTTTCCTCCAGCGTCCGCGCTCTGTCTAGCGCCACATTCGAGCGGATGTATGCAGGCGCTCCCGTGATCAGCACGGTCATGGGTCCCCAAAGGAACAGGATGGCCGCGACGATGCCAACCAGCGCAGAGGAGTTCACATCGATGTGCTGTGGAATGACGAGGACGATGACGCCGAGCAGCGCATAAAGGTTGCCGCTGGCGAAGATGAAATTGTCGCCGTTCATCTCGCCGGACTTCAGGTTGAATCCCCGCAGCGCCTCCGACGACCGCTCGATGTCGGTGCAGATGTCCCGCCCGCGCCGGCGGCTGAGCTTGACCTCCTTGAAGCCCTTCAGCAGGTCCGTGAGCCGATCGAAGAACACGACGCGGGCGTCCCCGAGGCGCTGCAGATAGCGCTCGAGCTCCTTCGCCCTGTCTCGGTACGTCGAGTAGCCGATGGCGAGCAAGAACGTAATGGCGATAAAGGTCGGCAGGGAGATCCAGGCGACGTACAGCACCGCGAACGCCAGGATGATGGCCGCTTGCAAGAAGGCCGATATCAGCGGCCCGTAGTTGGACACGACGCTCAGGTTTTCCGTGATGCCGTCGTGGATCTCCGCAGTGCCGATGCGCTCGACCCCCTGGATGTCCGCCTTCTCGAGCTTGTCGACGATCCTGATCTTGATCCGGTGCAGCGCCGATTCCACGACCGTGGCCGTCCGGTAGTACACGTATTTCGCGCTGAGATAGTGGCCGACGACCACGAGCGCGAAGAGGCCGACCGCCGAAAGCCCCGAACGCTCCGGCGCGCCGGCCACGACATTCGCCCCGATAAGCACGAACATGCTCGTGGCGCCCGCCACGCACGCCGCCATGAAGATGCGACGGCGCTCGTTCCCCGCCTCCTGGGTGATGAGGTCGACGATCGTCAAGGCGCATCCATTCGGGTGGTCGCCTGGACCTTCCCGTAGCTCAGCTTGATGACGCGGTCCGCGCAATGAAAGTAGCGATCATCGTGGGTGACGGCGATGACCGTCTTGCCCCGGCCCTTCAACGCGGGCACGAGATCCTCGTAGAAGTATCTGCGGAATCCAGGATCCTGATCGGCGGCCCACTCGTCGAATACGTAAACGGGGCGGTCCTCGAGGAGCGTCATGATCGTGGCCAGGCGCCTGCGCTGGCCGGTCGACAGAGCGCGCCGGGTAAATTGCTGCTCCTCGAAAGAGGTTTTCCCCTGGAGGCCCATTTCCGCGATCAGCGCGCGTACCGATTCCGGCTTCGCGTCCAGCATGCCATAGAGCTTGGAGAAGAGGTGGAAGTCCGAATAGATCGCCGAAATCATCTCGCGATACGCGGCCACGTTCTCCGGCTGGACGAGGACACCACCGACGCGCAGCTCTCCGCCGCTCCGCGGGTAGAGCCCCGTGAGCACCTTGAGCAGCGTCGATTTGCCGCTCCCGTTCCCACCGACGAGGAAAACGACCTCGCCCGGCTCGATGTCGAGGCTCAGAGGGCCGACGCGGAAGTTCCTGTCTCCGTTGTCGGAGGGATACTCGTACACGATATCGCGTGTCGAGAGGGTGCCGATGCGACCATTCCAGGGATCCTCGGTCTTCTGGACGGCCGCTCGCTGAACGGCCTCATCGAGCTTCCCCTCCAGCGCCCGGATCTGTTCGAATGCGACGCTGGATCGAAACACCGCATTGAGCCCTCCGGCCACGCTGGTGAAGGGGCCCCACACGAACGCGGTGCATGTGACCAGGCTGGCCATGGTCTGGGCATCCACGTCGACGTACCTGGGCAGAGTGAAAACGACCGCCCCCAGCAGGATGTACAGGACGCAGTTGGGCATGACCAAAACGCCGCTGAGCCCCTCGGCCGTCCTCACGGCGCCGGTGCGGAGGGACTCGGCCATCCCCACGATATCGTCGTGGATCTCACGCCCGCGCCGGCGGCTGAACTTGGCTTCTTTGAAGCCCTTCAGCAGATCCATGACCCTATCGAAGAGCTCGAGCCGTAGCTGCCCCATGTGGCGCAGCACATCGACGACCTCTTCGAATCTGTATTGAACGATGAAGAACCCGAACACCAACATGAGCGCGATCAGCGCGAAGGCTGGCAGCGAGATCCACGCAATGTAAACGAGCCCGAACACGAGGACGAAAAGCGCCTGCAGGAAGCTCCCGAGCACCCACCCTTGCTCCGATACGACGGACATGTTCTCCGTGACGCGATCGAAGATCTCTGCGGTCCCGACGCGCTCGAGCCCCTCGAGCTCCGTTCGCTCGATCTTCTCGGCGATCCTCGTCCTGATGCGGTGGAGCACAGCCTCGACGAGGGACGTCGTCCGGTGGTATGTCGATCGAGCGCCGAGGACGTAGAGAGCCATCGTCAGCACGAACATGAAAAGCTCGCGCAGGTCCGCCTTCTCCGGGGACCCGGCAAGGACATTGGCGCCGACGAGGAGGAGCGCGTTCGCGACCCCCCCCATCGTCGCGACGGCCAGGATGGAAGCCCGCTGCCCCTTCGCCTCCTCGAGAAGAAGGTCTATGACGTACATTGCTGCCTCGCGATCAAGCGAGCTTCCACGCGCGTGGAGGCGTCCGCCTCGGTCGACGGGCCCGAAGGCGTCTCCCCGAATGCGTCGCGCGAGGTGAATTGCGCGATGAGGCGTCGCAGCGACGAAAGGACCCTTTCCGCGATCCGCTCCACCGTCGATTCTTCGTACATCGCGGGGCTGTAGCTCCATGTGAACCGCAGGCGCCCGTGCATCACGATGCCACTCAATACGAGCTCATGAAACAACGCCATGTTCGGGCTCGCGCTCGTGTGCTCCGTCCCCGCGAACTCCCAGGTCGAGCCCGCCTCATGCTGCCCGAGATAGTTGAACAGCATCGGCATTGACACGGTGAGCGACGCGCGTACGGCCTCGTCCGGGTGCGCATACCGCAGCCATCCGTATCCCACGCCCCGTGCTGGCATGGACCGGAGCTGCTCCTTCACACCATTCAGCAGCGCAGCCGGATCGCCCCCCGGAGGCACGCGCAGCGAGAGCGGGAACAGCGACGAGAACCACCCCACGGTGCGGGACACGTCGACGTCCTCCACCACGGGCTCGCGACCATGATGCTGCAATGCCACGCAGACCGTATCTGTCTCGGAGGACGCGCTCAATCCTTCTGCGAGCGCCGATAGCAGGACCGCATGGATCTCCGTTCCACGACCCGAACCCACGTCGTGGAGGAGTGCACTGGTCTCTGCCGCCGACAGCTCCACCTCCAGGGTGCGGCTATCGCCGAAGGTCCCCACCGCGCCGTCGCGGTCCCGCGCGCCCGGCGTAACGCTGCGAGCGCATTGCGCCTGCCAGTACGCGAGTTCCTCCGACAGACCGCCGCCGCCGACAAACGCGTGCAATCGCTCGGACCACTGGCGAAGGGATGTCGTCTTGGGTCCGAGATCCGGCGTCCGCCCAGCGATCAGCGCATCGCAGGCGCGCTCTACGTCCTCGCACACGATGCGCCATGACACGATGTCCGTGACGAGGTGATGCATGGCGATGAGCAACCGCGTCCCACATTCACCCATCTCCAGCCACGCAGCGCGGAGAATCGGGCCGCTGGACAGATTCATACCCCGTTGCAGGACCTCCGCTGCCTTCTTCACGGCGGCATCGCGGGCCGAGGGCGGAAGCGCCGACAGGTCCACCCGCTCGAGCACCAGGGTCGCCCCCTCCTCGTACGTCTGCACCCACCCGGCGTTGGTGCGACGATACCGAAGCCGCAATGCGTCGTGCTGCTCCGCGAGGATCCGCAGCGCCTCTGCGGCGATCTCCGGCGATAGCGCGGGCGGCGGCGTCCACGACATCGCCGGGCTGAAGTGATGAGCGTCTTCGGGATCTCTATCCAGGAACCAGTGCTGGATCGGCGTCAGCGGGACCGTCCCGGTCACGGCGCCCTGCTCCGCGAGGACCGCGCTTTCCCTGCGCGCCGCCTGCGCGAGCTGCGCCACCGTCTGGTGCGCGAAAAGATCGCGCACGGTCAGGTGGAGGCCAGCTTGTTTGGCGCGGCCTATCACCTGGATCGCGAGGATCGAGTCCCCTCCGAGCGTGAAGAAGTTATCGTGGATCCCGACGGGCGAGAAATGCAGCACCTGCGACCACAGCTCGGCGAGCGCGCGCTCCGTCTCGGTCCGCGGCGCCACGTACGAGGTCTCCACCGCGCTACGCGTCATCTCCGGTGCCGGCAGCGCCTTGCGGTCCACCTTGCCGCTGGGATTCAGCGGCAGCGCCGCCAGCCGCACGAATACAGAGGGGACCATGTACGCGGGCAGCGAGGCCTGCATGTGCTCGCGCAGCGTGCCCTCCGAACATTCGCCTTCCCCGACCACCACGTACGCGACCAGCC
Protein-coding sequences here:
- a CDS encoding substrate-binding domain-containing protein; translation: MLDLPRPSRLADVSITNEVSSETCGSAPQDGHPVIVEMLYSGDKRAWIDEAATRFAKICPKIQIKATAASSVEGADLILKGGVKPTIWSPADDLVLRYLDARWREVHDRSPFDITKQVSLVRSPLLVLIWEDRLEVLEAILDKTRNGEGSWVNSLCSGVPRDPQDLEIMALEHKVPGTWSDWYGSVDPAALSQQPAPAARRVDKRTKRAYIAPFPTVDEIKRWGQVKITHSSPTRSAEGLEALYLMAYEYALPPNDRPAALKELINEALEQPAKEGIVRSELAETDFARSFQERREPFQRWLERCEAGAPPPTASADLLTDAMFSLGASRYDAVVTQEHLIFTVFQQIDMHADVMAEVRVVYPRPTIVNEHPVVIFDDGQLTAEQRTAAEKWIDFLRSMEIQKLAVKRGFRPANPELKLRNIDDTDNPFLKFRRYGVELDTTFVEAPRLDGKFVAELVRTWRDATGRH
- a CDS encoding DUF6875 domain-containing protein; amino-acid sequence: MNPRIDEMAGEPELISANQLVEQSADLPANARAQLLEVLTWLQTYIAKPNPLLGRKGHVCPFVGPALARFRAIRFHVYQGELHPAAVEPVMRALAARFPTLPPTTEVGREFRAILTLFPDLPNDGGPMLIDPVHFALKPEITAQGLMIGQFYPGCLEPGLHNPDYRPLEAPHPMLVIRSMQLTDLMFLFSRPECLLAYIRKFDVSSRDELMARVAAADIPKLPTRWEEVVDAAFRPDGNVD
- a CDS encoding cyclic peptide export ABC transporter, whose translation is MTIVDLITQEAGNERRRIFMAACVAGATSMFVLIGANVVAGAPERSGLSAVGLFALVVVGHYLSAKYVYYRTATVVESALHRIKIRIVDKLEKADIQGVERIGTAEIHDGITENLSVVSNYGPLISAFLQAAIILAFAVLYVAWISLPTFIAITFLLAIGYSTYRDRAKELERYLQRLGDARVVFFDRLTDLLKGFKEVKLSRRRGRDICTDIERSSEALRGFNLKSGEMNGDNFIFASGNLYALLGVIVLVIPQHIDVNSSALVGIVAAILFLWGPMTVLITGAPAYIRSNVALDRARTLEEKLDKAIQEARIALDVEDAWRGGFGVIAGRGIEFEYVSEDGDGAFRIGPLDVDITEGEIVFIVGGNGSGKSTALKVLTGLYPPTSGDLLVGGVRVDSNNVAAYREKISAIYSDFHLFAKLYGLLDVDPAAVHRLLAQMDLQQKTSFENKGFTNRNLSTGQRKRLAMIVALLEDRPICVFDEWAADQDPEFRAYFYEELLPALKERGKTVIAVTHDDRFFHCADRVITMEYGRIRSVERA
- a CDS encoding cyclic peptide export ABC transporter, which codes for MYVIDLLLEEAKGQRASILAVATMGGVANALLLVGANVLAGSPEKADLRELFMFVLTMALYVLGARSTYHRTTSLVEAVLHRIRTRIAEKIERTELEGLERVGTAEIFDRVTENMSVVSEQGWVLGSFLQALFVLVFGLVYIAWISLPAFALIALMLVFGFFIVQYRFEEVVDVLRHMGQLRLELFDRVMDLLKGFKEAKFSRRRGREIHDDIVGMAESLRTGAVRTAEGLSGVLVMPNCVLYILLGAVVFTLPRYVDVDAQTMASLVTCTAFVWGPFTSVAGGLNAVFRSSVAFEQIRALEGKLDEAVQRAAVQKTEDPWNGRIGTLSTRDIVYEYPSDNGDRNFRVGPLSLDIEPGEVVFLVGGNGSGKSTLLKVLTGLYPRSGGELRVGGVLVQPENVAAYREMISAIYSDFHLFSKLYGMLDAKPESVRALIAEMGLQGKTSFEEQQFTRRALSTGQRRRLATIMTLLEDRPVYVFDEWAADQDPGFRRYFYEDLVPALKGRGKTVIAVTHDDRYFHCADRVIKLSYGKVQATTRMDAP